The segment TGCATGCGACATGTGCACTTTGTATACCTTTACCTGTTTTCATTCAGAGAGTACGGTTATGATGCGTTGTACCTGCCTGCTGAGAACTGCTGAACAttgcaggaacacacacacacacacacacacacacacacacacacacacacacacacacacatacacaaacacacacaaacacacacagagacagctAAAACAGAAAATACCTGTGTTATGCTGAGTTCTGGCTGCCTGGCAAGGACAGTAAAACCTTATCAAGTCACCAGTCTGGCATGTTTTTTCTTGATGCTCCCAACGGCCAGTGCAACTGGTacactgtgaatgtgttttggacagatggagagatagGAGAGGCGGAGTAGATCCATACACTGGCAACTAATTACCTAGACTTGAGATCAATAATCGAAAACACTGCTATACCCGGTATTTACGATGGAATACATTTCTGGTTAGGGCTGTTGGAATAGGAAACCAATACAGATTCCTATCTGTTCAGACATCCGACTCTCCCTGTTAACGTGGCACTGTCTCAGCCACCGAGTCGTTCTTGTGCTAAAGCCTGGAGCGTCATCAAAGCAACCCAAGTCTGTGTGGTACATCCTGTTCTTATCACCTCAAGGAGGGGGGCTGCAAATAAGGATTAACAATCGGAAAGGCTTTTAATTCTTATTCCATCAGCTGATctcggtgagagagagagagagtgagagaaacagCTACCTGCCACATCCACTGTTTAACCAGCTGGCAAGATATTTAGATCAAATCGGAAGTTCtcttaatttagtttttcttcatatttgtgTGGGCTACTCTTTCAAGGCTGCTAGAATAAATAAGTTTAGAAAAGACACAGACGTTTTCCCGCCATCCAGCTGGTGACTGGTGTGAGTTTCTCAGCCGACCTTCCTACTGGGCTGGTATGTCTGTTTCCCTGAACGCCTCGTATTGGCTTCTTGACCCACAGCAGTGATCTTTATCCCACAGTCGAGTGAGTGCCCTGTAATGACAGAATGGACTGCAAAATGTACAAAAACTTTTTTACATCCAACCCTTAAGTTTCTCGTAACCCTTTCTGACTGAAGCAACAACACAGGAAATAAGCTTCACTTGTGTGGACGGATACATTCATAGATTTGCAGAACTCAAACATCCAAatatcttgtgttttttaatgataaacttttctgtttgtgttcatttggGCTGTCTGGCTCCCCCAGCTGGCAGTTGTGCGTGtgcggatgtgtgtgtgtgtgtgtgagtctgtttgtgtgttttcctttcagaaaaatgtaatgCGTGAAATGGTGTTTTTagtttcctcctcttctaccaTCTCCATCCTTAACTATCCTTCTctattcttcctcttctgtcctcCTTACCACATCTAATTCCTCCTTCCATAGTTCATTCTATTCCTCATCCATGTacattctcctcctctgccccttccttttcctcttaatccttcacctcctccccttGAGCTGTAGCTTTGCATTAACCTCTCTCTTAAAGTGTAgcagggaggagacagaggataAATGCTGGGATCTATTATGTAGGCGATGTACACTGTGTACCCATCtacccctccacctcctcccacccaATACTGGTCACACAGGGAGGAGGCTTAAGATTAGCGGTTCCCAAACCGAAGACAGGGAAGATCTCCCTCCCCAACCCCTCTCAGCTCTCTACAGGCATATTGCAAAATTGCACCTTTCCAGCACAGCTTCCATCACCCCATGCAGGGGTCAGAGGGCGCGATTGGAGTCGGTGGGCGCCGGGCGGTGGGGGCTTCAAGCAAAGAAAGAACATTCTGTACCAGAGAAATGCAGCACTGGTTTTGTCCCGCTGGGCACAAACAGCCTGCTGAATGGTTGGTGGGACCACACAGTCTGAAGGGCCTGATTGGCTTCCGTGTCAGTCGGGAGGGAGCCCGGAAGGTCATCTCATGGTCACTGCCTGATGGTCAATCTTTGTCCAATGGGAAGCACAGTAGATTTCTTCTTCCTGAGTTCAGATCCAGTCACCCACTTTTCTAAATGGGAAAGAGATGTTACTGCTCAGTCACTGTATCAGATTTTTTAACCATGCATATTAGGTACTTCCAAGCAGGTGTGCTGAATTCAAGGTAGTTAGTGTTTGGTTAGAATTAGTATTTGGTCATATAAGTGTGgacaaacagtaaaaaaaatcaatcatttTTTCACTGTGGTATTGTTGCTCAAAATGGCTACTTTCATTTTCCCTGTCGGCcaacaaaacacatgaacgtgcactgcctgacaactgctagaagcTGACTTATTTCTACGACTCGCTCTCGAACTTCTGGCGATCATCTCTGCTtcagttgtgtttgtctcttcaCCTTATGCGCTGTCGGAACATGGGCCTGGGGCAGGCAGGTCGTTAAGTGACAGACGGGTACGCCAGccaatcattttaatttggtcTGAATGAAACGATCGGTAGTGAGGGCCACAGACACCAGtattttaaccttttttttctgaCAATATACTAACCCTACCTCTACCAACACGTATCTTCATGAATGCATAATATGATGCACATCAGCAATTCGGCCAGAATCCATTCAATCCATGGCAGTAACGGTGGTACACGTTCATGCGCACAAAGATCACTCACACGCAACAGATCAGAGTGACAGACTAGTTCTCCGGTGAGACAAAGCActgaactgcagctgaaactatgaggtctgactgtctgcttgTATGGTAAAATTGTTATGGACCGTAACGCAAGCTGGCAGCAGCGCTGTACACTCCAAGTTAGAGAACTCTTATCAAAATATAAGAGGAAAACGTATGCCCAAAAATAATGGCATGAAGAATCCAATGCAAGAGAACTCTTATGTTATTATAAGAAGTGTAACAATGTTTTGGTTCATTCTCATGCAGGTTGAaggacaaattagaatatggCAGGCCGCCAGTCTAgataatgggaaacactggaaAACAACACCCATTGTTTTCCAGTGTGGAAATGCTGGTAATGTCCTAATGTGTTTAAAACGCCATATAAACAAAGTTTATTGTTATACATGAGAGCTGCAACAATTAGTAAATAAGTGGGAAGTATATTCCTGTAGGATGAGCTGATGGCACGCAGCTGTAAAGACATGTTTCCCCAAAACCACACTTCCTTTGAGTGTTGGGTTCCAAGTTATAGAGGTAAAAGATCAACCAGATGGTtggaacttttcttttgtgtcttAGGCCCTGGGAATGACTTCCTATTCCAATTTgacatctgttttcttttttctgtttttgaagAGGCTGTTCTTCAAAGGGCTTTACAGTCGGGCGTTCAGCTCTTTCAGTTCATGTTCATGCAAAACAAGAATAAGTTGCAGGTTCGACGACTAAAACACAGATTCTGGAGTCATTATGGATCAGTGAAATTGACTGTTGTTATTACAGTAACAGTAGACAAACCCTTTGGCCCTGGTGTCTTCCGTTTCTTCGACACAGCTAATAGAGGCAACATGTGGAAACGTGTCTCTGTGATTTTATCTCTCAGCATCCGACATGATTTGCCATAACTTATTTGCCTGGTTTCTCTATAAACACAGCCTCTGGTTAACCTAAGCAGATGACATCATGCAAATTACAGTCTTTTGTTCGTGGAGTTGTTTTTCATTCAGATATGCCTGCCCCTTTGTTTATGCCCTGCACTTTaataacacacaaactaaatttCAAAAAGTGAGTTTCTGTTATTCCTTAGCAGttggtgtttgtctctgtggcaGTAGCAAAAGTGCTTTGAAAGAAACTTTACGCTCTGTGGATTCTTTCTCCGTTTCTGTGGTGGTAAGGGGCTAAATGGAACCTCTATCGTTGGGAGGAACTGCAGTTGAGTTCAGTGAGGCCAGCTCTGACCCAAACATAGAATAATTTACTTCCCTGCTCTCTCAGTTAAGGTGACAACTTGGGAAAGGAGCTGTTGTTGTGTCTGCTTGCTCACTGTCTGCATCATACTTGATTCAAATTCCTCTACTATCAAGACAAAGGCAGCCAGGAGGTGTGGCTCTGTTCCATACGTGGGTCAGTCCAGTGTTTTCCCTCTGTAGCTTCCAATCAGTTTTTCCTGTCATCAGTTACAGTATCCTCTTATTTAGAGGGACACCACAGCAACTAGAGGAGTTATTTGTAGCTGTGCTGGTTGGAAAACCCGTACCGGAGGGGCTTTCTCCCTGTGGATCTGGGATGAGCCTAGCACTGCACTACTGGGCTCAACACCAGCAACTGAGTTGGACGAAAGCTCTGACTCGCTGTTTGTTGAATTTGGTTTTGTTGGCTGGATTTTTCTTACACATACAGAGTTGTCGGTTGCCTATGAAGCAGTTTGCACGACTTCCTTTTGATTGTCGGTTTTTATGTGGTGCTTTACAAGCTCTATTCTGAGCTGGTACACATGTGTGTACACACTCATTGTCAGTCATTCTCTAGTAAGTCTAAATCATTTGTTCAGGACTGTAGCCAGCAGTGTCGTGCCTGGGGATAATGCATCTTtactctgtgttgttgttgttggatttAGATCACACGAACAGGGAGACTCAGGCAGGTTATCTGTAATACATTAAGCAGATGTGTATTTTAACTAGGGCTGCTTTTTTATTGTCATGATTAATTGAAAGTCTAAAGGATGATGAAAAATATCCATCAGCGACAAGTGCGACGTCTGTAGTTGTCTTGTTTCGTCCGACCGAAAATCCCAAACCCCAAGGAAAAGCCCATCCTTCCTGCTACAATAGATCTAGATCAACACTCTGAACtgatattacaaaaaaaacatggagctTCTAGCCTATCAATATTTATATAGCCTATTAACTGTGTTCTGGACAACAGTGATATGCTAATACTGCATGAAAAGCTGCCTCCCTAAGTGTACCATGGAGTAGTATCGAATGGATGTCCTAAAGTGTCTTACTGTCATTTATGATTTGTAGGGAAAAACATTAACTGATATATGTTTTTAGTAAATAACTCCCATTGTCTCTGTCTCCCTACCAGAATGCcctgagaagtgtgtgcagcGAGCGTGCACAGCGGACGGCGAGTGCTGCCACCCTCAGTGTCTAGGCAGCTGCACAGTCCCCCTTAACGACACAGCATGTGCCGCATGCTTGCATTACTACCACCAAGGACGCTGTGTGGCCAACTGCCCTCCCGGCACCTACAAGTTCGAGGGCTGGCGCTGCATCAGTGCCGAGCTTTGCTCCAAAGTCCACCTCCCAGAGTTCGACAGCTTCATCATCCACGGTGGAGAGTGCATGCCTGAATGCCCGTCTGGGTACACGCGCACTACACTCAACAGGTGAGCCGTAGTCTACCCTGAGCTAGGCTGGAATGGAGCCACTGGGTGGAGGTACTCTGAATGTTGGTCTGACATTGGCACCAGTTCCACACCCTGTCATTAGTCTTCATTCTTAAGTTTGATCAGGGCAAGAATAGAGTTTAATTCAACAGCTATGATAAAAAGATGCTATTTTGTTTATTAGAAGTTTCTGGTTAAATCTTGTAATCAACTGGCTGGTCCTGTGAAACACTCGACATAAACTTTTTCAGggacagaaataaaaagtaaaaggtcATGAGAGACTTTAAAGACTGAAGTCAAGCAACGTGTGTCAGTGAACTGACGTACTGCACATTTAGCACCTCCTGTCTCTCACtatcactctctgtctgtctccagtaTGACCTGTACAGCATGTGATGGTCTGTGTGATAAAGTGTGTGAGGAGAAGGTCATTGACTCCATGGACGCTGCTCAGTCTCTCAAAGGCTGCACTGTTATTAAAGGCAACCTGCATATCAACATCCGCCGAGGCCGTAAGTACCGCAGCACGataccacaacaacacaacacctaACATTCCCAGTGTTGGTATGATAATGATGAAGACGTTATTCATCAGTTTCCTCTtgcattttaaaatgaattgGGGTCTAAATccctttttgtatttgtattatcaAACTGCTAATCTAGAAATCTCCATATATGGTTCAAATATCTTTTGAACCATTCATCCTATAGGCTTCACACTTGTGAAGCCTATTGTTAAGCACTTTGTTGAATGTGGTGCGATTTGGACTTGAGATACATTCaaaattaatacaattttaataaacatacaaacagcGCTCTCTAGCAGTGGCGGCTGGGACTGCACTCATAACTGTAAGTGACGTTGGTGATCACAACATTGTCTTCTGAGTAATGTGCGCTCTCTCGACAATGCCAACGACAGCCGATTCTGCAGTTCGCGGAGTTCGGTTCTGTgtactgagtcgagcttcaccgaACTCTTAACaagcaggtgaacagctcttctTGTTGCAGCAAGGGCACTTTCGTGTTCTGTGCTAGTAGAGGCAACGCCAGGATTAGCCCAGAAAGACTAGGAAGTCAAAGATGACTGCTTCAGGTTTTCTCAGTGGCTGATGCCCAGGTTTAGAGGGCAGGGCATTTATAgggtaaatacaatttaataatataaaaaaagggTGTAACACAAAATTGCTGCATTTAAATGAAGATTTATTCAACCCTAATATACTATCCCCTTTAGCAAATAAAAGTGTTTGAAGATTAAGTATGTGTTTGCCTAAGTAGATTGTGTTGgttaagttgttttatttttttttaatcaaaaaactAATAGGGCAACAAACAACTGAAGGGAAAAAACTGTAGCAGATAGAAGATGTAAATCAGATGAAGAGGTTTTCAGTATGTCTCTCAACAAATGCCTCAAATATGCAAGATCTATTTACCTCAAACATAATGGTGTCATCAACCGAGTTAAGTCAGTGATAAAAACTGAGTGTGTAAATTAGACCATATAAATAAGATGCGTGTATACACAATTAATAACAggagtttgtctgtttgtatgttttaGACAACATGGTGGCAGAGCTGGAGAGTTTCACTGGTTTAATTCAGAGGGTGACGGGATACGTGCGGATCCGACACTCTCACACTCTGAGCTCCCTGGCCTTCCTCCGCAGCCTCAGATACATCGACGGAGAAGACCTTCTGGATGAGTACgaacatgcagacacacacagatgttaatATATGGTCACACTCCTAAGTTACTCCTCTTTCACATTCATAAATTAATGAAAGAGGATTCCCTTGAAAGGGTGCTTACTCTAAAccactttcagacatgaacatcTGAAAAACTCTAACAGTGGAGTCCATATCTTTTCcgaagtttgcctttcacatattaaCAAAGAAGCAGAAGATTATCCTTGTCAGACACCCTCAAAACAACAGGCAGGATGTGATATGTTAATTCCACTGCGGCGATCACTTGTTGTTAACAACACTTCAACTCTGGCTCTTGAATCTTTTTCTCATATCAAGTTTACTTCttcatcttttgttttgttaaattttGCGTCCGTCACAACGTGAGAAACATTATCATCGCTCACAATGAATCCTCCGGATAATTTCTGGCTGTATTCTAGCATGGGCTTATtctgacattatccagagtttttgcTGGGGGATGGCAGGAAGAACTTGAGAAAATGTCCACAGCCTTTGTCAAGGACATTTTCCTTCTCCCATCCAACCCATCTGGATAATTTCAGCAGGGGCCGTATGGGAAAGCAGCTCTAGTGACTATTCTCAGCATCAGTCAGACTTAAAAACTGATGTTTTGTTGCAATACTCTAACAAATGTGAGGAAAGaaccttgtgtttgttttataatgTGGTTGGTCAAGGCCATCACTGAAATGTTATTTTGTCTGTGAGGGTGCAGACTGGATCGAAGACAGACTTCCATGTTTTGGTTTGAATAACTATTCTGTCACcaaagtatataaaaaaaaactcactcaAGAatcttgtttttaacttgaacgATTATCAACTGCATATCCCCCTTTTTATATAAGACCTTGGATGCAGCTTTACTTAGAACCGTCTACAGAAAGGCTCTCTCAGGGTCATGGAGTGGCCAtcactcccctctctgtctgcttctcCTTGAGCTCACAGGAATCTTAGCATCCCAAGGCACACATTACAGTCATTCCTGGATGTCTGGGTGTTACCCAATGACTCATACAAGCTCCTCTCCCCTTTTCTCCTCTATACCCCTGTATCCCCTCTTCTCATTTCCTCTGTAAACCCCCCCTTTCTTAGACACCTCATTGTGCATTTTTTCAattaagcactgaaaataagGCATTGTTCATGGTGGGAAAATTGGTCCACAGCTTGGCACGAATTCCGATACACACATAACCTTAAGCAGAAACAGTACACAGTGAGTATAGAACTAAGAGACTCATTGTTGACTATCTTtcattcatcctctcctctttccaccCTCCAGCATGTACGCCTTCCATGCGTTTGACAACCAGCAGCTCCAGTATCTTTGGGACTGGAAACAGCACAATCTCACTATCAAAACAGGAAAGCTCTACTTCAGAGCCAACCCGAAGCTGTGCAGGTCTGAGATCCGCAACATGTGGAACAAAACGGGTATCCATGGCCGCTTTGATGAGAGCGATTTCCGAAACAACGGCGACCGAGCCAGCTGTAAGAGTCAAATGAGCATTAGTCTTATAACCACAAACATGTGAATTGCTATGTCCAGTACATGTGCAGGAGATAATCTACTGTTTCCAAACACCTCCTGAGTCTGATGTTGCTCTGCACCATGTGTCAGTATTTACTGCATTACTCTGTCAACATCACTAATTGCTGCACATTTGAACAGAAACATATTGAAGTACTTGATTTTAACTGTGTTCCCACTCCCTCCTAGGTGAAAGCACTATCCTGACGTTTAAGTCCaacaccaccagcagcacacGGATCAAACTGATCTGGCAGCGGTACCGGCCTCCTGACTACAGGAACCTCATCAGCTTTATTGTCTACTACAAGGAGGCGTAAGTGTTTCAGAGTAGCCCCAGTCATTGGCTTCTGATCGTAGCAGTGATAGGAACTGCAACTCAATTTCCCCAGCTTATTTTTACACTGGTCAACAGGATTTCAAATGCACTgagcaataaataaaataaacaagataAACAGTGGGTGGCACAAAGTCTTAAGTTCATGTGCCATCACATTATTCGAGGAGAATATTACATAAAAGCACCTTAGTTCAATTTTTAATGAACCAAAGGAATATGGCAAACACGAAATTTCTCCTAATTTGAGCAAGATTTTTTTTCCTAATTGAACCAACTTTCTTTTCAATCAAAATTTaaagtgcaaataaaaaaacatgtgatggAAACACctggtgttttatttaatgCTGTTTAGGGTTAGATTGTCTCAGTTTTATACATAAACACAAgaataaatatcaaaaaattaCGATACAATAACTACACAAACATTCATTGCCCTTTACATTCCAACACCTGGAAGTTGAATGCGCATCATGATGTCACTAAGAAAAGTGCAGCATCAGCTGTTAGACTGCCAAagtaaagacaaaagaaaattgGTCACCAGTTTATTTTTCGTCACTAAGGATTGGAGCCAATAATAACTTGTgttaactgcagagtcatttgacagTTAATGCTGATTATATCCATTCTTATTGCCGAAAAAAGATTCATGTTAGCAGTGGTCCGtggttttttttatctctggaaAAGGGGCTTATATTACATAAATGTAACTGATATTAACAAATTTAAAAGGTTCATGATTATCTATTAAcctaatttcttcttctttccaggCCATTCCAGAACATCACAGAGTTCGAGGGGCAGGACGGCTGTGGCTCCAACAGCTGGAACATGGTGgacgtggagctgaggcaggaCAAGAACTCTGACCCTGGCGTTCTGCTGTCTGGTCTGAAACCCTGGACGCAGTATGCCGTCTTCGTCAAGGCTATCACACTGATGGTGGAGGACAAACATATGCCAAGTGCCAAGAGCAAGGTTGTCTACATCCGCACAAGCCCCTCAGGTAAACATAGACTGAGAGTAGAGAAAACACAGTACTATGTAAATATGATCCTAGAATGGCTGCAAATGATCTAGCGGCGCTAAAATAGTGAAACACTTTTTAACTAAACCTCCATTAAATCTCTCAAACTTTCATCGGGCATGAGTGTTGGGGGAAGGTCAGACCATTAGTAGTGTTAGGACgttttaaaatacaattatatACTAATGGACATTATATTTCCCTTGTTGAACTGTGATATTAACAGACTATACACATGGGATTTTTGCGATAACATTCCTGGGTATAATCCAGATGTACTGTaaggagatgaggaagagagtttttaaataaacacagcTGCAACCCAAAGAGATGGAGAAAACCCCATTTACAAAAACTATAATACAATTAGGGTGCTTTAAACAAATCCAGCTGCAGTGGAAAGATGTAGCAGTGCTGTGATGTCAGTGAATCACATCTGCACCAACCCTGAAGGAGAGCGGTTTCCTAAAAGCTGTTTGAAGTCAGGTTTCTCAAGCAGCCACATGGTGACGACACTGAGGTCAGAATAATTTAAACTTTTATCTCTCTCAGCGCCCTCCATGCCTCAGGATGTGCGGGCATACTCTAACTCCTCGACGCAGCTGCTTGTGCGTTGGTCGCCCCCCATCGCACCAAATGGAAACCAGACATATTACCTGGTCAGATGGCAGCAACAAACCGAAGACAGAGAGCTCTACCAACACAACTACTGCTCTAAaggtgcgcacatagataaacaCAGAACTTCATCACTCAACTCTACTGCTCGCTGTGTACATTGGTCATGAAACAcatcctcctactcctcctgcAGATCTGAAGATTCCCATAAGGATTGCTGCCATAGGTGTGGGAGACCAGGAAGAGGACACCAAGCCCACTAAATCGGATCCTGAGGGGGGAGATAAAGGTCCATGTTGCCCCTGCCCCAAGTCAGTGGAGGACCTGGAGGCAGAAGCCGCTGACGCCTCCTACCGAAAGGTCTTTGAAAACTTCCTGCACAACTCAATTTTTACACCAAGGTAAGCTACACATCATCATTATCTCATTGATTAGCTAAGCCTTTTTTGTCTAAAAAAGTGATAACCTCATTTTGTTAACTAATTTTATGCTGTGTTGCTCACACACGTTTTTGTGCAATATCCCTATAAATTCAGTTAGCCATCAAGAGCTGTCTTTTGCCATGATATAATAATGTTAAgtgtttaaaaaacagaaacaaaaagggagaaGGGTCCACCATAACCCTAACCAAAACTTTGAAAGGGCCATTCATTCAGATACAAAGCATGGTCCATGTGGAGATAATACGAATAATTAACTCCTTTTCTATTTAAGTACAAAAAAATGTAGCACACATGCTCCTGGAACAATTTGGTAAACGTTCTTTGCACTCTAGTCAAGTTTGGATGTTGTGGAAGTGGTCTGATGTCACGTTAGCATAAACTTTGCTAGTGTAAGTTCCAGTGTGACAAGATCAGTTGGATCTGTACGGTCATTTTATTCATGCCTAAGTATAACAAGTTTCACCCCAGCTTCTGAAATTAAGGCCAACTGGTGATGACAAAGGGAATATACCTCAGACACTCTGAGCTGAGGGATGATTTTTAGTAACTGTGACATCGACATTGAAATAAAACGCAGTAAACAGTCAAAACCTTCTCCCCTTGTATCTCCACCATTCTCTTCCAGGCCTCCAGATCGTCGGCGCAGAGATCTCTTTGGCATCGCCAACTCCACTCACTCCCGCCGCAACCGTCTGCACACCAACAGTAGCAATGTCCCTCCTCTCCAAGCCGCTGTTAACAGCAGCACCCTGGCTGAGGTGGAGCCAGCTGACAGAGAGTTTTCTTTCAGGGAGCAAGCTGTGACAGAGCGCAGGCTGCAGATCTCTGGCCTGCAGCCGTTCACTGTGTACCGCATTGACATTCACGCCTGCAATCGACAGGTCCAGCGTTGCAGCGCGGCAGAGTTCGTCTTCTCCAGAACCAAGCCTGCAGGTTAGAGAAGTGTAGCTCAACCACTGTGTGGttaacagtgttgttgtttttgtcatttggcCACAATACTAAccttttttcctgtgttttccAGAAAAGGCTGACGACATTCCGGGCCAGGTGACCTTGGAGGGCCATGAGGACTGGGTGTTTCTGCACTGGCCAGAGCCGCCTCGACCCAATGGACTCATCCTCATGTATGAGATCAAGCTTAAGCTGGCTGCTGAGGTAAAACAACATCTCCACATCGTCACTCGCATCCTGTTTgaggaacatttatttaaaataaaccaaaatttatcaaagtgaagaattcatttatttatcagatGGGTccacatttgaataaaatattgtTGGACCCATCTGTTTGACCAGTCATTTACTTAATGGATTAGGACGAATCAAAACTATCCTCTTGAACTTGAAAGACTTGTCTGCAttaactgtatttatattttttatataagaTGTCATTTTGATAGATATGATTTGTTGTGGATTCTAAATGAATGTATGCTTAAAGAAAAAGACATTTGATATATGTATCCAGTTAACAGGAGTGATATGTTTATACCTAAGAAACTTTCTTAGGTGACAACAGCAGGTTTGCGTAAATATTAACCAAGCAAATGGCCCAATGAACAAAGATGAGTCTATTATTCATCAGTCAGAGTTTACACCTGAGAACACTCTTAATTGTCATTGCCCattaaaaatttaaaacagcagGGCATGGATTCTCTTTTGGATTAGTCCAATAATTCTGTGCATGTAAGTTtaattgtttctctcttttcctaactgtgtgtgtgtgtgtgggtgtatgtgctTGTGTCAGACTGAGAAACACGAGTGTGTCTCTGGTCAGATGTATCAGGCCCAGCGTGGCGTTCGGCTTTCCAACCTCAGTCCAGGAAACTACTCGGTCAGAGTGAGAGCCACGTCGCTGGCTGGCAACGGCTCCTGGACACATGTTGTTGATCTCTTTGTAGCTGAACGTaagacacacactccctgcaTCTGCACACTGCGATTCTCCCTCCCAAT is part of the Pleuronectes platessa chromosome 1, fPlePla1.1, whole genome shotgun sequence genome and harbors:
- the LOC128444947 gene encoding insulin-like growth factor 1 receptor isoform X1, with protein sequence MRSRTERNRLTLFWGLMLGLSSCLRPATAEICGPSIDIGNDISEFRRLENCTVVEGYLQILLIGDKNNNNINLEHFRSLSFPKLTMITDYLLLFRVSGLDSLSALFPNLAVIRGRNLFYNYALVIFEMTSLKDIGLYNLRNITRGAIRIEKNPELCYLDSVDWSLILDAEFNNYIAGNKQSKECSDVCPGIMENSPQCRKTMFNNNYNYRCWNSNHCQKECPEKCVQRACTADGECCHPQCLGSCTVPLNDTACAACLHYYHQGRCVANCPPGTYKFEGWRCISAELCSKVHLPEFDSFIIHGGECMPECPSGYTRTTLNSMTCTACDGLCDKVCEEKVIDSMDAAQSLKGCTVIKGNLHINIRRGHNMVAELESFTGLIQRVTGYVRIRHSHTLSSLAFLRSLRYIDGEDLLDDMYAFHAFDNQQLQYLWDWKQHNLTIKTGKLYFRANPKLCRSEIRNMWNKTGIHGRFDESDFRNNGDRASCESTILTFKSNTTSSTRIKLIWQRYRPPDYRNLISFIVYYKEAPFQNITEFEGQDGCGSNSWNMVDVELRQDKNSDPGVLLSGLKPWTQYAVFVKAITLMVEDKHMPSAKSKVVYIRTSPSAPSMPQDVRAYSNSSTQLLVRWSPPIAPNGNQTYYLVRWQQQTEDRELYQHNYCSKDLKIPIRIAAIGVGDQEEDTKPTKSDPEGGDKGPCCPCPKSVEDLEAEAADASYRKVFENFLHNSIFTPRPPDRRRRDLFGIANSTHSRRNRLHTNSSNVPPLQAAVNSSTLAEVEPADREFSFREQAVTERRLQISGLQPFTVYRIDIHACNRQVQRCSAAEFVFSRTKPAEKADDIPGQVTLEGHEDWVFLHWPEPPRPNGLILMYEIKLKLAAETEKHECVSGQMYQAQRGVRLSNLSPGNYSVRVRATSLAGNGSWTHVVDLFVAERYENVLYAMIFIPIAIILFICLLVTMLVAFNRKRNSDRLGNGVLYASVNPEYFSAAEMYVPDEWEVAREKIALSRELGQGSFGMVYEGLAKGVVKDEPETRVAIKTVNESASMRERIEFLNEASVMKEFNCHHVVRLLGVVSQGQPTLVIMELMTRGDLKSYLRSLRPKEQQWTSLSLPPLKKMLQMAGQIADGMAYLNANKFVHRDLAARNCMVAEDFIVKIGDFGMTRDIYETDYYRKGGKGLLPVRWMSPESLKDGVFTINSDIWSFGVVLWEISTLSEQPYQGLTNEQVLRFVMDGGLLEKPQSCPDMLFELMRMCWQFNPKMRPAFVEIISSIKDELEPSFKEVSFFYSADNKPTEEQQVHLDKMDSIEDVPLDQPSSTQPQQSLVPQQTPPSPSSEAPPAPSLSPCSPSSPCTSTAAMDKQATGQQAANGLSGPSLAAGSELGTGAGATMRPSLEDLPPYAHMNGGRKNERAMPLPQSSAC
- the LOC128444947 gene encoding insulin-like growth factor 1 receptor isoform X2 yields the protein MRSRTERNRLTLFWGLMLGLSSCLRPATAEICGPSIDIGNDISEFRRLENCTVVEGYLQILLIGDKNNNNINLEHFRSLSFPKLTMITDYLLLFRVSGLDSLSALFPNLAVIRGRNLFYNYALVIFEMTSLKDIGLYNLRNITRGAIRIEKNPELCYLDSVDWSLILDAEFNNYIAGNKQSKECSDVCPGIMENSPQCRKTMFNNNYNYRCWNSNHCQKECPEKCVQRACTADGECCHPQCLGSCTVPLNDTACAACLHYYHQGRCVANCPPGTYKFEGWRCISAELCSKVHLPEFDSFIIHGGECMPECPSGYTRTTLNSMTCTACDGLCDKVCEEKVIDSMDAAQSLKGCTVIKGNLHINIRRGHNMVAELESFTGLIQRVTGYVRIRHSHTLSSLAFLRSLRYIDGEDLLDDMYAFHAFDNQQLQYLWDWKQHNLTIKTGKLYFRANPKLCRSEIRNMWNKTGIHGRFDESDFRNNGDRASCESTILTFKSNTTSSTRIKLIWQRYRPPDYRNLISFIVYYKEAPFQNITEFEGQDGCGSNSWNMVDVELRQDKNSDPGVLLSGLKPWTQYAVFVKAITLMVEDKHMPSAKSKVVYIRTSPSAPSMPQDVRAYSNSSTQLLVRWSPPIAPNGNQTYYLVRWQQQTEDRELYQHNYCSKDLKIPIRIAAIGVGDQEEDTKPTKSDPEGGDKGPCCPCPKSVEDLEAEAADASYRKVFENFLHNSIFTPRPPDRRRRDLFGIANSTHSRRNRLHTNSSNVPPLQAAVNSSTLAEVEPADREFSFREQAVTERRLQISGLQPFTVYRIDIHACNRQVQRCSAAEFVFSRTKPAEKADDIPGQVTLEGHEDWVFLHWPEPPRPNGLILMYEIKLKLAAETEKHECVSGQMYQAQRGVRLSNLSPGNYSVRVRATSLAGNGSWTHVVDLFVAERYENVLYAMIFIPIAIILFICLLVTMLVAFNRKRNSDRLGNGVLYASVNPEYFSAAEMYVPDEWEVAREKIALSRELGQGSFGMVYEGLAKGVVKDEPETRVAIKTVNESASMRERIEFLNEASVMKEFNCHHVVRLLGVVSQGQPTLVIMELMTRGDLKSYLRSLRPKEQWTSLSLPPLKKMLQMAGQIADGMAYLNANKFVHRDLAARNCMVAEDFIVKIGDFGMTRDIYETDYYRKGGKGLLPVRWMSPESLKDGVFTINSDIWSFGVVLWEISTLSEQPYQGLTNEQVLRFVMDGGLLEKPQSCPDMLFELMRMCWQFNPKMRPAFVEIISSIKDELEPSFKEVSFFYSADNKPTEEQQVHLDKMDSIEDVPLDQPSSTQPQQSLVPQQTPPSPSSEAPPAPSLSPCSPSSPCTSTAAMDKQATGQQAANGLSGPSLAAGSELGTGAGATMRPSLEDLPPYAHMNGGRKNERAMPLPQSSAC